The proteins below are encoded in one region of Alosa sapidissima isolate fAloSap1 chromosome 24, fAloSap1.pri, whole genome shotgun sequence:
- the LOC121699635 gene encoding cytochrome c oxidase assembly protein COX19, whose product MSTAMNFGSKSFRPRAPDKGAFPLDHFGECKAFKEKFMRCLRDNSHDNSKCRLQSKDYLECRMDKQLMAKEPLEKLGFKDLMDQPSTEKPETKPQG is encoded by the exons ATGTCGACAGCAATGAATTTCGGAAGTAAATCGTTCCGCCCTCGTGCTCCAGACAAAGGAGCTTTTCCTCTGGATCATTTTG GAGAATGCAAAGCTTTCAAAGAGAAATTTATGCGATGCCTCAGAGACAACAGTCACGATAACTCCAAGTGTCGACTGCAGTCCAAAGACTACCTAGAATGCAGGATGGACAA GCAACTCATGGCGAAGGAGCCTTTGGAGAAGCTTGGATTTAAAGACCTCATGGATCAACCCAGCACTGAGAAGCCAGAGACCAAACCACAAGGATAA